In Colletotrichum higginsianum IMI 349063 chromosome 3, whole genome shotgun sequence, a genomic segment contains:
- a CDS encoding Serine/threonine protein phosphatase — protein MYPRDRRPRTPRTPRTRKTTVRMDPDCAICHAPASMACDCEAKGLDVAIKQAEQRMMQSIYNDIRSWVRAHAQDYILEYFRLLTERRKVAHAANIDRINATAYHYYHAPPHPTELAQAQADLKRGIDEDWQSSVQRYPEVLEYFFSLVDLSLPPDDDPIVKDPPLSALSGSRKSTGRRLAGGGGPPPPPGRPQAITAPSGHDRDPFSRRTPPPIDASSRRTPGLGGRDRRSMPPPMGHPGPPPGPFGRTAPPPPGYYPWGS, from the exons ATGTATCCCAGAGACCGCAGACCGCGCACGCCACGCACTCCGCGGACACGCAAGACCACTGTTAGGATGGACCCCGACTGCGCCATATGCCATGCTCCCGCCTCTATGGCATGCGACTGTGAGGCCAAAGGGCTCGATGTTGCCATAAAACAGGCCGAGCAGCGTATGATGCAGTCCATATACAACGACATTCG GAGCTGGGTCCGGGCCCATGCCCAAGACTACATCTTGGAGTATTTCCGGCTTCTCACAGAGCGCCGAAAAGTAGCTCACGCCGCCAATATCGATCGTATCAACGCCACTGCGTACCACTATTATCACGCGCCGCCCCATCCCACCGAACTCGCCCAGGCACAAGCAGACCTGAAgcgcggcatcgacgaggactGGCAATCCAGCGTCCAACGATACCCCGAGGTCTTGGAATATTTCTTCAGTCTAGTCGATCTTAGCCTGCCTCCCGACGATGATCCTATTGTCAAGGACCCTCCTCTCAGCGCCCTCAGTGGCTCAAGAAAATCAACCGGAAGAAGGCTCGCAGGCGGCGGgggaccgccgccgccaccaggAAGACCACAGGCCATCACTGCTCCTAGTGGCCACGACAGAGATCCATTCTCAAGGAGGACGCCGCCTCCCATCGATGCGTCCAGCAGGAGAACGCCAGGCTTGGGAGGTAGAGACAGGAGATCCATGCCTCCTCCCATGGGGCATCCAGGACCACCCCCGGGTCCGTTCGGACGGACGGCACCTCCACCACCCGGGTACTATCCTTGGGGCTCATAA